One window from the genome of Echinicola vietnamensis DSM 17526 encodes:
- a CDS encoding T9SS type A sorting domain-containing protein — protein MKHLLPFVFLCITFSSLGQKAYRFAEKEVSQNGKILPMAFAGGLNAAQIQPFDVNGDGREELVIWDINARNIKVFAQQDDQFTYLPYMPHYFPDDVSGFLVLADFDGDGKKDLFTSTPFGIKAYRNTTPQGQSHPSWEVAENFLKLENGSNFQANNLDVPAIQDLDGDGDLDVVTFNFAAGDYLEYYQNTSVERNGVAGIDGFASAKVRWGNFEFCGCGNFSFGRTCDGDVISRKLPPSQENNSIQHSGGHSILLKDFNNDGVLDLLMGQDECNSLYYLPNKGSNTEPLFTEYSTTLPGFGKLPEFPIFQVGQLLENDLLVSLNSSQTTLTAGIDFSQSIHKRPENSNSADHTSAFLQEDMIDLGENSRPFFKGNNAAGQLVVTANTIKDGNPVGQAFLYTWNNEFLQLSTPDYLALSSLGLTDLQYTEYTTSHQKALVFISGVSIEDFVLTRILLFGNQGSSADELSPVSIPNISLRANDHFDFYQYNGEDFMLLARQTGELLRYRVLLEDVPTFELLNEDFLGFSDNPSRRNLAVKSTPANGTLDLYAVDQRGILMYLPDFINSNNPETALLTLPNGTMSTTRLGRNTWIASIPEAFGNKTHLLMGNNGGGLQLLEDISNGTAPPVDGQLQVNLYPNPSNGPVYLISNASGMVRVVNSLGQILVESFRVNANVRAEMDVRTLASGLYFVQFISDTGTESTKKLVVE, from the coding sequence ATGAAACACCTTTTACCATTTGTTTTTTTGTGCATTACTTTTTCCAGCCTGGGCCAAAAAGCCTACCGATTTGCAGAAAAAGAGGTAAGCCAAAACGGAAAGATCCTGCCCATGGCATTTGCTGGAGGCCTCAATGCCGCACAAATCCAACCTTTTGATGTCAATGGCGATGGTCGTGAAGAACTGGTCATATGGGACATCAACGCCCGAAACATCAAAGTGTTTGCACAGCAAGATGATCAATTCACCTACCTTCCTTACATGCCCCATTATTTCCCGGATGATGTCAGTGGTTTTTTGGTCTTGGCAGATTTTGATGGTGATGGGAAAAAAGATCTTTTTACCAGTACCCCTTTCGGGATAAAAGCCTATCGCAATACTACCCCCCAAGGGCAATCTCACCCTTCATGGGAAGTAGCTGAAAACTTTCTAAAGCTGGAAAACGGCTCCAACTTCCAAGCCAACAACTTGGATGTCCCGGCCATTCAGGATTTGGACGGTGATGGAGACCTGGATGTGGTGACTTTTAATTTTGCAGCAGGGGATTACCTGGAGTACTATCAAAACACCAGTGTGGAGCGTAACGGCGTTGCCGGCATTGATGGTTTTGCCAGTGCAAAGGTTCGCTGGGGGAATTTTGAGTTTTGCGGGTGCGGAAACTTTTCCTTCGGACGTACTTGCGACGGCGACGTGATTTCCAGAAAACTTCCTCCCAGTCAAGAAAACAACTCCATCCAGCACTCTGGAGGGCATAGCATCCTTCTAAAGGATTTCAATAACGACGGCGTTTTAGACTTGCTAATGGGACAGGATGAATGCAACTCCCTCTATTACCTCCCTAATAAAGGCAGCAACACAGAGCCGCTGTTTACCGAGTATAGCACCACATTACCGGGTTTTGGGAAGCTTCCGGAATTCCCCATCTTTCAGGTCGGCCAACTTCTCGAAAATGACCTCTTGGTCTCCTTAAACAGTTCACAAACCACCCTTACCGCAGGAATAGACTTTTCTCAAAGCATTCATAAACGTCCTGAAAACAGTAATTCAGCGGATCATACCTCCGCATTTTTGCAAGAAGACATGATTGATTTGGGAGAAAACAGCCGACCCTTTTTTAAGGGCAATAATGCTGCAGGCCAACTCGTCGTTACTGCCAACACTATCAAAGATGGAAACCCCGTAGGACAGGCATTTCTTTATACCTGGAACAATGAATTCTTACAGCTCTCTACCCCTGATTATTTGGCCCTTTCTTCCCTCGGCCTGACGGACCTTCAATATACAGAATACACCACGAGCCATCAGAAAGCACTTGTTTTTATCTCCGGGGTAAGCATTGAGGATTTTGTCTTGACCAGAATACTCCTGTTTGGAAATCAGGGATCATCAGCGGATGAACTGTCCCCTGTCAGCATCCCCAACATCAGCCTCCGGGCAAATGACCATTTTGATTTTTATCAGTACAATGGTGAGGATTTTATGTTATTGGCCCGCCAAACAGGCGAATTGCTGCGATACAGGGTACTACTGGAAGATGTTCCGACCTTTGAATTGCTGAACGAAGATTTTCTGGGCTTTTCTGACAATCCCTCCCGCCGAAACCTGGCGGTCAAATCCACTCCTGCAAATGGAACGTTGGACTTATATGCCGTAGACCAACGAGGCATCCTGATGTACCTTCCTGACTTTATCAATTCCAACAATCCAGAAACTGCCCTCTTGACATTGCCAAACGGCACGATGAGCACCACCCGGCTGGGGCGCAATACGTGGATTGCTTCCATTCCTGAAGCTTTTGGGAACAAGACTCATTTGCTGATGGGAAATAATGGAGGTGGACTGCAGCTGTTGGAAGACATTTCTAACGGCACCGCTCCTCCAGTAGACGGACAGCTACAGGTCAACCTTTATCCAAACCCCAGCAATGGCCCGG
- a CDS encoding UDP-N-acetylmuramoyl-tripeptide--D-alanyl-D-alanine ligase: MTSIESLYTVYKQSTGVSTDTRKIEKGNLFFALKGPNFNANSFAAKALDMGASAVVIDEEEFAVAGDARYVLVDDVLVALQQLANHHRKQLDIPFLAITGSNGKTTTKELINAVLAKKYKTYATVGNLNNHIGVPLTLLAMDETTEIGIVEMGANKIGDIAALCEIAEPTHGLITNIGRAHLEGFGGFEGVLRAKTELYQFLISHKGKIFVNSQNQVLANMIKRMDDPITYPSKGDFYHCELVAANPFVTFKLAKGSIHETKMLGGYNFENIATALTVGVFFGVEENIAATAICAYTPGNMRSQLIEKRSNLIVLDAYNANPSSMEQAIRTFGKMTGKPHKMVILGDMYELGDNTVEEHKKLGEWVSEYDIEKVCFTGELTQSALLKAPRALYFPDPFSLRNWLADSKLEDHLILIKGSRGMKLEGLVEFI, from the coding sequence ATGACTAGCATAGAATCTTTATATACCGTTTACAAGCAATCGACCGGGGTAAGTACCGATACCCGAAAAATAGAAAAGGGAAATCTCTTTTTTGCACTGAAAGGCCCAAACTTCAATGCCAATTCCTTTGCGGCAAAGGCGTTGGATATGGGAGCTTCAGCCGTGGTGATCGATGAGGAGGAGTTTGCTGTAGCAGGAGATGCCCGCTATGTGCTCGTTGACGATGTGCTTGTTGCCCTGCAGCAGCTTGCCAATCACCATCGCAAACAGCTGGACATTCCCTTTTTGGCCATCACGGGCTCCAATGGTAAGACCACTACCAAAGAGTTGATAAATGCCGTCTTGGCCAAAAAGTACAAGACGTACGCCACGGTGGGAAATCTCAATAACCATATTGGTGTGCCGTTGACCCTGCTGGCGATGGATGAAACCACGGAAATCGGCATCGTGGAAATGGGAGCCAATAAGATCGGAGACATTGCAGCGCTTTGTGAGATTGCGGAGCCTACGCACGGGTTGATCACCAATATCGGAAGGGCTCATTTGGAAGGCTTTGGTGGGTTTGAAGGAGTGCTTCGCGCCAAGACAGAGCTGTACCAGTTTTTGATTAGTCATAAGGGGAAAATCTTCGTCAATAGCCAAAATCAAGTGCTGGCCAATATGATAAAGCGAATGGATGATCCCATTACCTATCCCTCCAAAGGTGATTTTTACCATTGTGAGTTGGTAGCGGCCAATCCGTTTGTGACCTTCAAGCTGGCCAAAGGAAGCATTCATGAGACCAAAATGCTGGGAGGGTATAATTTCGAGAACATTGCCACTGCGCTGACTGTAGGGGTGTTTTTCGGGGTGGAGGAAAATATCGCTGCCACTGCCATTTGTGCCTATACCCCTGGAAATATGCGGTCCCAGTTGATCGAAAAGCGCAGTAACCTTATCGTGCTGGATGCTTACAATGCCAATCCCAGTAGCATGGAACAGGCCATCAGGACTTTTGGGAAAATGACAGGCAAGCCCCATAAAATGGTCATTTTAGGAGATATGTATGAATTGGGCGATAATACTGTCGAGGAACATAAAAAACTCGGCGAATGGGTGAGTGAATATGATATCGAAAAAGTATGCTTTACAGGAGAGCTTACGCAAAGTGCCCTGCTGAAAGCCCCTCGGGCGCTCTATTTTCCGGATCCCTTTAGTCTCCGCAATTGGCTGGCAGACTCCAAACTGGAAGATCACCTCATCCTTATCAAAGGCAGCCGGGGAATGAAATTAGAAGGGTTGGTGGAGTTTATTTAA
- a CDS encoding molybdopterin molybdotransferase MoeA: MITINEALQAVLDQRHAYGTEEITLSKSIGRHLAEDIFTDRDAPPFDRVMMDGIAIQLGHIENPFQSSYAIQGIQAAGAPKMELLGPDHCLEVMTGAILPAGADTIIPYEEIEIKDGNAHIQLEKAAKRYVHYRGSDSMKGEKIISKGKLLTAADIGILATVGKTTVSVAKLPSVAIVSTGDELVDVDQAPLPHQIRKSNVHSLCAALAQQGIHGEMYHINDDKEALQKTLSKLIEEFDVLLLSGGVSKGKFDHIPAVLDDLGVKKLFHRVAQRPGKPFWFGHHDKQSTKIFAYPGNPVSTYVNHLFYFQQWLHASLGNPIRLEVKALGEKVPGNPNLSRFLSVRLDPQTGQALPFNHNGSGDLFSLTETDGFLLLPQRDGDFLAGEQLEFLHVL; the protein is encoded by the coding sequence ATGATTACCATTAACGAAGCGCTACAGGCGGTGCTCGATCAACGACATGCTTATGGCACCGAAGAAATAACGCTTTCCAAGTCGATTGGGCGCCATTTGGCAGAAGATATCTTTACCGACCGGGATGCGCCTCCTTTTGACCGGGTAATGATGGACGGGATTGCCATCCAATTGGGCCATATCGAAAACCCTTTCCAATCGTCCTATGCCATCCAAGGCATCCAAGCTGCAGGAGCTCCCAAAATGGAACTATTGGGTCCTGATCACTGCCTGGAGGTCATGACAGGGGCCATTTTACCTGCTGGTGCGGACACCATCATTCCTTATGAGGAAATTGAAATAAAGGACGGGAATGCCCATATTCAGCTGGAAAAAGCAGCCAAGCGCTATGTCCACTATCGTGGCAGTGATTCCATGAAAGGTGAAAAAATCATTTCCAAAGGAAAATTACTTACCGCTGCGGACATCGGCATTTTGGCTACCGTAGGAAAGACCACCGTCTCAGTGGCCAAACTCCCCTCGGTGGCCATCGTTTCCACTGGTGACGAGCTGGTCGACGTGGATCAGGCCCCACTTCCCCATCAGATCAGAAAATCCAATGTCCATTCCCTTTGTGCCGCCTTGGCCCAGCAAGGCATTCACGGGGAAATGTACCACATCAATGATGACAAGGAAGCATTGCAAAAAACGCTGTCCAAATTGATTGAGGAGTTTGATGTGCTGCTGTTAAGCGGCGGTGTCTCCAAAGGGAAATTTGACCATATCCCGGCCGTTTTGGATGACTTGGGTGTGAAAAAGCTGTTTCACCGAGTGGCTCAGCGACCGGGAAAACCATTTTGGTTTGGTCATCACGACAAACAATCCACCAAAATCTTTGCTTACCCTGGAAACCCCGTTTCCACTTATGTAAATCATTTGTTCTATTTTCAGCAATGGCTCCATGCCTCGCTGGGGAATCCGATTCGTTTGGAAGTAAAAGCACTGGGAGAAAAAGTCCCTGGCAATCCTAACTTATCTCGCTTCTTATCTGTCCGACTTGACCCGCAAACCGGCCAGGCCCTGCCTTTTAACCATAACGGCTCGGGCGACCTGTTCAGCTTAACGGAAACCGATGGATTTCTCCTACTTCCTCAGCGGGACGGGGACTTTTTAGCAGGTGAGCAGTTGGAGTTTCTCCATGTTCTATAA
- a CDS encoding HesA/MoeB/ThiF family protein gives MNETRYQKQIRLKSFGKQSQDKLASSSVLIIGAGGLGTPVAQYLNGVGVGTLAIMDQDTVAESNLARQTLFTPEDVGKHKTDVLIQYLRRQNPSTRFINVREFLTPVNALQELADYDLIVDASDNFGTRYLVNDACVMLDKPFIYGALHEFEGQVSVMNYQNGPTYRCLFPEVGDPSAILNCDENGVLGILPGLIGTYQALEAVKVLTGIGEPLAGKLLIIDTLAQTHLKVGLTSVPENQSIRKLQENYGQPMCSTDLPVTSLTCEEFWSKREGDSQHQIIDVRNEGEFDSGHLDSAQNIPLSQLTERHQEINEKAPVILICQSGKRSLQAAQLLQSLHPEQIIYNLEGGMNALEAEDWK, from the coding sequence ATGAACGAAACACGCTATCAAAAGCAAATCCGTCTGAAAAGTTTTGGGAAGCAATCCCAAGACAAGCTGGCTTCATCCAGTGTACTGATCATCGGTGCGGGAGGCCTGGGGACACCCGTCGCCCAATACCTCAACGGAGTCGGTGTGGGTACATTGGCCATTATGGATCAAGATACCGTAGCTGAAAGTAACCTGGCGCGGCAGACCCTCTTCACTCCGGAGGATGTAGGAAAACACAAGACCGATGTGCTCATCCAATATCTCAGGAGACAGAACCCCTCCACCCGCTTCATCAATGTCCGTGAATTTTTGACACCTGTAAATGCCTTGCAGGAATTGGCAGACTATGACCTCATTGTAGATGCCTCGGATAATTTTGGCACGCGCTATTTGGTAAATGATGCCTGTGTTATGTTGGACAAACCATTCATATACGGTGCCCTGCATGAATTTGAGGGGCAAGTAAGTGTCATGAATTACCAAAACGGCCCCACTTACCGTTGTTTGTTTCCTGAAGTGGGCGATCCTTCAGCCATCCTGAACTGTGACGAAAACGGCGTGCTGGGCATCTTGCCTGGCCTGATCGGTACCTATCAGGCCCTGGAAGCGGTTAAAGTACTCACGGGAATCGGTGAACCCTTGGCGGGAAAACTACTGATCATTGACACGTTGGCCCAAACGCATCTAAAAGTAGGACTGACCTCCGTTCCCGAAAACCAATCCATCAGAAAACTCCAAGAGAATTATGGCCAACCCATGTGCAGCACCGATCTGCCGGTAACCAGCTTAACCTGCGAGGAGTTTTGGAGTAAACGGGAAGGCGATAGCCAGCATCAGATCATCGATGTAAGGAATGAAGGGGAATTTGACAGTGGCCATCTGGACAGTGCTCAAAATATTCCTTTGTCCCAATTGACAGAAAGGCACCAGGAGATCAACGAAAAAGCACCGGTAATCCTGATCTGCCAGTCCGGCAAAAGAAGCCTTCAAGCCGCTCAATTGCTCCAGTCGCTTCACCCGGAACAAATCATCTATAACCTGGAAGGAGGCATGAATGCCTTGGAGGCCGAGGATTGGAAGTAA
- a CDS encoding NTP transferase domain-containing protein, with amino-acid sequence MHSTDNLYGLVLAGGKSSRMGQDKGELQYYRTNHRSYLYHTLRELCPKTFVSCRADQENIINSGLNYVLDEDQFKGPLNGILSAHHQYPDKAWLVVAVDLPHIHEESLRALVKQRQPQKHATVYATHESKLPEPLIGIWEPKGLIEAKKFMNESGKSCPRKFLINSDVHLIYPENDLELFNANFPEDYEMAKSRIGEH; translated from the coding sequence ATGCATTCAACAGATAACCTTTACGGACTTGTATTGGCAGGTGGCAAAAGCAGCCGAATGGGACAAGATAAAGGAGAACTTCAATACTACCGAACCAACCACCGGTCTTATCTTTATCACACCCTCAGGGAACTCTGCCCAAAGACTTTTGTGAGCTGCAGGGCGGATCAGGAAAACATCATCAATTCAGGACTGAACTATGTACTGGACGAAGATCAGTTTAAAGGTCCCCTAAATGGCATCCTCTCCGCACACCACCAATATCCGGACAAGGCATGGCTGGTCGTAGCCGTAGACCTTCCCCACATTCACGAAGAAAGCCTTCGGGCACTGGTAAAACAACGGCAACCTCAGAAGCATGCCACCGTATACGCCACACATGAGTCCAAACTTCCAGAGCCCCTGATCGGAATATGGGAACCTAAAGGACTGATCGAGGCCAAGAAGTTTATGAATGAATCGGGAAAAAGCTGCCCCAGAAAATTCCTCATCAACTCAGATGTACACCTCATCTATCCAGAGAATGATCTGGAGCTTTTCAATGCCAATTTCCCGGAAGATTATGAAATGGCAAAATCACGAATAGGAGAACACTAG
- the moaC gene encoding cyclic pyranopterin monophosphate synthase MoaC has protein sequence MKDQKLSHVDSDGNAKMVDVSEKSVTKRTATAQSVVTFPKAVFDQLSKDNFLGKKGSIIQTAIIAGTMAAKKTSDLIPLCHPLALSKIQLDIAPGDHQLNITATVKCEGKTGVEMEALTAASVAALTIYDMCKALTHDINITETKLMAKEGGKNAFNR, from the coding sequence ATGAAAGACCAAAAACTCTCTCATGTCGACAGCGATGGAAATGCCAAAATGGTAGATGTTTCCGAAAAATCCGTCACGAAACGAACTGCCACGGCCCAATCGGTCGTTACTTTTCCAAAGGCGGTATTTGATCAGCTTTCCAAGGACAACTTCCTGGGCAAAAAAGGCAGCATCATCCAAACCGCCATCATCGCAGGCACCATGGCCGCAAAAAAGACTTCGGATTTGATCCCGCTGTGCCACCCGTTGGCTTTGAGCAAAATACAGCTGGACATCGCCCCCGGTGATCATCAGCTGAACATCACCGCTACGGTAAAATGCGAAGGAAAAACCGGCGTGGAAATGGAAGCTTTAACAGCTGCCAGTGTCGCAGCACTGACCATTTATGATATGTGCAAGGCGCTAACCCACGACATCAACATTACTGAAACGAAACTAATGGCCAAAGAAGGAGGAAAAAATGCATTCAACAGATAA
- the moaA gene encoding GTP 3',8-cyclase MoaA has product MLIDNHGRTINYLRLAVTDNCNLRCQYCMPEEGVQFAHKKELLSWDELWLLSQTFVAMGVDKIRITGGEPFVRKGLMDFLEKLSGLEGLEEISITTNATLIGPHILHLKQLGITKINISFDSLDKARFNEITRRDQYDTVMANIQRMMEEGFDVKLNCVIMDGKNTEDIIPFVKYVQDHPISVRFLEEMPFNGQTSEPVSLKWDYIAILEHIKEHFGPIQKLPAPASSTSLNYQREGSKGTFGVIPSYSRTFCGTCNRVRVTAKGEMQTCLYSTETIDLRALLRESNHINGLKFSIFTAMQARHKDGFEAENQSETKKSMTLIGG; this is encoded by the coding sequence ATGCTTATTGACAATCACGGAAGAACAATCAACTACCTGAGGCTTGCAGTCACAGACAATTGTAACTTACGCTGTCAGTACTGCATGCCCGAAGAGGGGGTTCAGTTTGCCCATAAAAAAGAACTGCTGAGCTGGGACGAATTGTGGCTGCTCTCACAGACTTTTGTAGCGATGGGGGTGGATAAAATCCGCATCACCGGTGGTGAACCATTTGTCCGCAAAGGACTAATGGATTTTCTGGAAAAGCTCTCCGGTCTGGAAGGCCTGGAGGAAATCTCCATTACCACCAACGCCACCTTGATTGGCCCTCATATCCTGCACCTCAAACAGCTGGGCATCACCAAAATCAACATCAGTTTTGACAGCTTGGACAAAGCCCGCTTTAATGAGATTACCAGAAGGGATCAGTACGACACCGTCATGGCCAATATCCAGCGGATGATGGAGGAGGGTTTTGATGTAAAGCTCAACTGTGTAATCATGGATGGCAAAAACACCGAAGACATCATTCCTTTTGTAAAGTACGTCCAAGATCACCCCATCTCGGTACGGTTTCTGGAAGAGATGCCTTTTAATGGCCAGACCAGTGAGCCGGTTTCCTTAAAATGGGATTACATCGCCATATTGGAACATATCAAGGAGCATTTTGGGCCCATTCAAAAGCTGCCAGCCCCAGCGAGCTCCACTTCCTTAAACTACCAACGCGAAGGAAGCAAGGGAACGTTTGGCGTGATCCCCTCTTATTCAAGAACGTTTTGTGGCACCTGTAACCGGGTAAGGGTTACCGCCAAAGGAGAAATGCAAACTTGTCTCTATTCCACAGAGACAATTGACCTGCGGGCTCTCCTGCGCGAAAGCAATCACATCAACGGCCTAAAATTCAGTATTTTTACGGCCATGCAAGCCCGGCACAAAGATGGCTTTGAAGCCGAAAACCAATCCGAAACCAAAAAATCAATGACCTTAATCGGAGGATGA
- a CDS encoding molybdenum cofactor biosynthesis protein MoaE, with the protein MEHHISIEKDIDINAAYQHLIHPKSGGICTFIGTVRDLNNDKDVSHLFFEAYEKMAILKMQELAQEAAQEWPLHKIVIIHAVGEKKITDPVVFIGASSAHRDAAFAASRYLIDRLKEVVPIWKKETYQDHSTWINAHP; encoded by the coding sequence ATGGAACATCATATTTCGATAGAAAAAGACATTGACATCAATGCAGCGTATCAGCACTTGATTCACCCAAAAAGTGGCGGCATCTGCACCTTCATCGGTACCGTCAGGGACTTAAACAACGATAAAGATGTGAGCCATCTTTTCTTTGAAGCCTATGAAAAAATGGCGATATTAAAGATGCAAGAGCTCGCGCAAGAGGCCGCCCAAGAATGGCCTCTACATAAAATAGTCATTATCCACGCCGTCGGCGAAAAAAAAATCACCGACCCCGTGGTGTTCATCGGCGCTTCTTCGGCCCATCGAGATGCGGCCTTTGCAGCCTCCAGGTATCTGATAGACCGGTTGAAAGAGGTTGTTCCGATCTGGAAAAAAGAAACATACCAGGACCACAGCACCTGGATCAATGCACATCCCTAA
- a CDS encoding MoaD/ThiS family protein: MKIHTFGAAKDITGSAMIDFPVEETFVKVKDLKSLLFQKYPELVHLPSLAISVNLFYASEETMVNKHDEVALIPPVSGG; this comes from the coding sequence ATGAAAATTCACACATTTGGCGCAGCGAAAGACATTACGGGATCTGCCATGATCGATTTTCCAGTGGAAGAGACATTCGTAAAAGTAAAAGACCTCAAATCCTTGCTTTTTCAGAAATACCCTGAATTGGTCCACCTCCCATCCTTGGCCATCTCGGTCAACCTATTCTATGCCAGTGAAGAAACCATGGTAAACAAACACGACGAAGTTGCGTTGATACCACCAGTAAGCGGAGGATAA
- a CDS encoding response regulator transcription factor gives MEKIKVVLADDHMVVRSGIKNLLENEGEVEVIGEASNGEEAIEKVKEVKPDLLIIDIRMPVMNGLDATRKLTSSQQPTKSLILSMHDDEDYILQSIECGAAGYLLKDTSKDEFMKAIRTIHQGGQYFSGDISQVLVKSYLNVKDKKSSKSITPANDYDITKREKQILKMISDGTSNKEIAEQLGKSIRTIETHRFNIMKKLKVNNVVELLKKLEDEPGLKQHIENL, from the coding sequence ATGGAAAAGATTAAAGTAGTACTGGCAGATGACCATATGGTGGTCAGAAGTGGCATCAAAAACCTCTTGGAAAATGAGGGGGAAGTGGAAGTGATAGGTGAAGCTTCCAATGGTGAGGAGGCTATCGAAAAAGTAAAAGAAGTAAAACCGGATCTTCTGATCATCGATATCCGAATGCCGGTCATGAACGGCCTAGATGCCACCAGGAAGCTCACCAGCTCTCAGCAACCCACCAAATCCCTTATTCTTTCCATGCACGATGATGAGGACTATATCCTCCAATCCATCGAATGCGGCGCCGCAGGCTATCTATTGAAAGACACCAGTAAGGACGAGTTTATGAAGGCCATTCGGACCATTCATCAAGGTGGACAGTACTTTAGCGGAGACATCAGCCAAGTATTGGTAAAAAGCTACCTAAATGTCAAGGATAAAAAATCCAGCAAAAGCATTACCCCTGCCAATGATTACGACATCACCAAGCGGGAAAAGCAAATATTAAAAATGATTTCCGATGGCACCAGTAACAAGGAAATCGCAGAACAACTGGGCAAAAGCATCCGTACCATCGAAACCCACCGCTTCAACATCATGAAAAAGCTCAAAGTCAACAATGTGGTGGAGCTTCTCAAAAAGCTGGAAGACGAACCCGGGCTTAAGCAACATATTGAAAACCTATAG